The following coding sequences lie in one Flagellimonas eckloniae genomic window:
- a CDS encoding succinylglutamate desuccinylase/aspartoacylase family protein has protein sequence MAADEENKVIVINGETISPGENKLVKINIARLPTGTLIDIPVHVFNGKKAGPTVLLQAGLHGDEINGVETLRRLLQDSQFKIKKGAVIVVPILNIFGFIHFSRDVPDGKDVNRSFPGSRTGSLASRIAYHYTNEILPQIDFGVDLHTGGGLRNNFPQIRFTLEDEKSKELALLFNAPFHFSSRLIAGSFRKTAFKMEKPIVVYEAGESMRFDEQSIKTGIQGVKNILIGCQMLSGKVPKKTSVRVEATRWIRASRAGMFIPAVKNGSAIAKDEVLGTITDTYAKKSKKIKAPFDGYVFCINNQAVVNQGDALFHIGK, from the coding sequence ATGGCCGCAGACGAAGAAAATAAAGTTATTGTCATAAATGGAGAGACGATTTCACCTGGGGAAAACAAGTTGGTGAAAATCAATATTGCACGTTTACCAACTGGGACATTAATCGATATTCCTGTTCATGTTTTTAATGGAAAAAAAGCGGGCCCTACAGTTTTGCTGCAAGCTGGTCTTCATGGGGATGAAATAAATGGCGTGGAAACATTGAGGAGGCTACTTCAGGATAGCCAGTTTAAAATTAAGAAAGGAGCTGTTATTGTGGTTCCAATTCTAAATATTTTTGGATTTATTCACTTCTCCAGAGATGTGCCGGATGGCAAGGATGTAAATAGAAGCTTTCCTGGAAGTAGAACTGGATCATTGGCAAGTAGGATTGCCTATCATTATACCAATGAAATTTTACCACAAATAGATTTTGGGGTTGATCTGCATACGGGTGGTGGCCTCCGTAACAATTTTCCGCAAATTAGATTTACTTTGGAAGACGAAAAAAGCAAAGAGTTGGCATTGCTGTTTAATGCACCTTTTCATTTTTCTTCACGCTTGATAGCAGGCTCTTTTAGGAAAACAGCCTTTAAAATGGAAAAACCAATTGTTGTTTATGAAGCTGGAGAAAGTATGCGATTTGATGAGCAATCGATAAAAACAGGTATTCAAGGAGTAAAAAACATTTTGATCGGTTGTCAAATGCTTTCAGGGAAAGTGCCAAAAAAGACTTCAGTTCGGGTTGAAGCAACACGATGGATTCGAGCATCTAGAGCGGGAATGTTTATTCCTGCAGTAAAAAATGGTAGCGCTATTGCCAAAGATGAGGTTTTGGGAACTATTACGGACACTTACGCCAAAAAAAGCAAAAAAATCAAAGCTCCCTTCGATGGATATGTGTTTTGTATTAATAACCAAGCTGTGGTAAATCAGGGAGATGCATTGTTTCATATTGGCAAATAA
- a CDS encoding RimK family alpha-L-glutamate ligase: MDIAILSVSLNVHSTKRIVEEAQKAGHYVELIDHTKCSVKLGDEKPQIYLGEENVTDEFDAIIPRIGAKVTRHGAAIVKQFEMNNVFSTARSLGITRARNKVRTLQIMARKGIPIPETLFSINPNNIGEQIELLGGPPVIIKLQEGTHGSGVILAETKKSAKSIIDTFYKMDTSILLQKYIEEANGEDIRIIVVGNKVVASMKRISDLDDFRSNVHRGGETEAIEPTAKEQFIALNATKYLGLGVAGVDLMRSKKGAVLIEVNASPGLQGIEGATGINVAKHIIQFVEKNGRRRRK, encoded by the coding sequence GTGGATATTGCCATTTTATCTGTTAGTCTTAACGTGCATTCAACCAAGAGAATAGTGGAGGAAGCTCAAAAAGCGGGTCACTATGTTGAATTGATAGACCACACAAAATGCTCGGTTAAATTAGGTGATGAAAAACCACAGATTTATTTGGGAGAGGAAAATGTTACAGATGAATTTGATGCTATTATTCCCAGGATAGGCGCCAAAGTTACCCGACATGGTGCCGCTATTGTAAAACAATTTGAGATGAACAATGTTTTCAGTACGGCCCGTTCTTTAGGAATTACCAGAGCGCGAAATAAAGTCAGGACGCTTCAAATTATGGCGCGAAAAGGAATTCCAATTCCGGAGACACTTTTTTCTATCAACCCTAATAATATTGGAGAGCAGATTGAACTGTTGGGAGGACCTCCTGTAATCATAAAACTGCAAGAGGGAACCCACGGGAGTGGAGTGATTTTGGCGGAGACCAAAAAATCTGCCAAATCCATTATCGACACTTTTTACAAAATGGATACGAGTATTTTACTCCAAAAATATATAGAAGAAGCCAACGGGGAAGATATTCGAATTATAGTTGTTGGCAACAAGGTTGTAGCGAGCATGAAGCGGATAAGCGATCTGGATGATTTTAGGTCCAATGTGCACAGGGGGGGCGAGACTGAGGCGATTGAACCTACGGCAAAAGAACAATTTATTGCCTTGAATGCAACCAAGTATTTAGGTTTGGGCGTTGCGGGGGTGGATTTAATGCGGTCTAAAAAAGGGGCAGTTTTGATTGAGGTCAATGCATCTCCTGGACTTCAGGGCATAGAGGGTGCAACAGGTATAAATGTAGCAAAGCATATCATTCAATTTGTTGAAAAAAATGGCCGCAGACGAAGAAAATAA
- a CDS encoding helix-turn-helix domain-containing protein, giving the protein MNWNLFNAIILVAIIPIVALCLYKIIQYKKDKMSQYIYWYILLSNFVIIQVILIDSGITKMYPLLLLFYMPFQFLCPTLFTAFAYAYIERAEVFKKYRTYFLIPFFLFFGLYTFFKLNVLMGYSYLPARSVAKFNAVWDENSALAFALMAAIWNYRTIKKYENSIGSLPYQIVQRKTQWLKKMYFYMVFLCLLWLGVIIGIKVIDGWSGHGPYYPLWGLFIVFYYGLFFLGKKHLNEIKHKKELQKTTFKSINDNFQISALQHIFNETELLSIHESRYDVTEILGYFATSLFDKKNETEVVWDITKNCIAKLGLEDCVVYFWNENQEVLQQKAAYGSKNFGNKKVLSPIEIQLGKGIVGTAGKNKKWELVNDVEKDNRYLLDDKKRRSELAVPLVYEDRLLGVLDSESSKKDFFTERHLLLFQLIAKLTATKLAQINTASSFTLTNDNIYYKELLNWFEKEKPYLNPSLSLVLVSEYLNISAGYLSQIVNTLGGMNFSEFINLYRVNESKKMLTGLSFSNYTIVSIGLEAGFNSKSVFYTAFKKRTGLTPSEYRQQQLMLS; this is encoded by the coding sequence ATGAACTGGAATTTATTTAATGCAATCATATTAGTGGCAATCATACCAATAGTCGCTTTATGCCTCTATAAGATCATACAATACAAGAAAGACAAAATGTCCCAATATATTTATTGGTACATTTTGCTGTCCAATTTTGTTATTATCCAAGTTATTTTAATCGATTCTGGCATTACCAAAATGTATCCCTTACTATTGTTATTCTACATGCCTTTTCAATTTTTGTGCCCTACTCTTTTCACCGCTTTTGCCTATGCCTATATTGAGCGTGCTGAGGTTTTCAAGAAATATAGAACCTATTTTTTAATTCCCTTTTTTCTGTTTTTTGGGCTTTATACTTTTTTTAAGCTTAATGTTTTGATGGGCTACTCATATCTACCGGCAAGATCAGTTGCTAAATTTAACGCAGTCTGGGATGAAAACAGTGCTTTGGCATTTGCCTTGATGGCGGCAATTTGGAACTATAGGACCATAAAAAAATATGAGAACAGCATTGGAAGTTTACCCTATCAAATAGTTCAAAGAAAGACCCAATGGCTTAAAAAAATGTATTTCTACATGGTTTTTCTTTGCCTTCTATGGCTGGGGGTCATAATAGGAATCAAAGTAATTGACGGCTGGTCCGGTCATGGTCCGTATTATCCGCTGTGGGGTCTTTTTATTGTCTTTTATTATGGACTTTTCTTTTTAGGGAAAAAGCATCTTAATGAGATAAAACATAAAAAAGAGCTTCAAAAAACAACTTTTAAATCCATTAACGACAATTTCCAAATATCCGCTTTACAACATATCTTCAATGAAACAGAACTACTTTCTATCCATGAAAGTCGATATGATGTGACTGAAATTCTTGGGTATTTTGCCACATCCCTTTTTGATAAAAAGAATGAAACCGAGGTGGTCTGGGATATTACCAAAAATTGCATTGCCAAACTTGGGCTTGAGGATTGTGTAGTATATTTTTGGAATGAAAACCAAGAAGTTTTGCAACAAAAAGCCGCCTACGGCAGCAAGAATTTTGGAAATAAAAAAGTTCTTAGCCCCATTGAAATTCAGCTAGGAAAGGGAATTGTTGGCACAGCTGGCAAAAACAAGAAATGGGAACTGGTGAATGATGTTGAAAAAGACAATCGCTACCTTCTGGATGATAAAAAAAGGCGTTCAGAATTGGCTGTGCCTTTAGTCTATGAAGATAGATTGCTTGGGGTTCTTGATTCTGAAAGTTCCAAGAAAGACTTTTTTACCGAACGTCATCTACTACTTTTTCAATTGATTGCAAAACTTACGGCAACCAAGCTTGCCCAAATAAATACTGCCTCTTCCTTTACACTAACTAATGATAATATTTATTACAAAGAACTTTTGAACTGGTTTGAGAAAGAAAAGCCCTATTTGAACCCTTCTTTGAGTCTAGTATTAGTAAGTGAATATCTTAACATCAGTGCTGGATACCTTTCGCAAATTGTGAATACACTTGGTGGTATGAACTTTTCAGAATTCATCAATTTGTATCGTGTCAATGAATCCAAGAAAATGTTGACTGGCTTAAGTTTTTCCAATTATACAATTGTTTCCATAGGTCTTGAGGCGGGTTTCAACTCAAAATCAGTATTCTACACCGCTTTCAAAAAACGTACTGGGCTCACACCTTCTGAGTACCGTCAGCAACAACTTATGTTGTCCTGA
- a CDS encoding collagen-like protein, whose translation MQKKKRLFNGFFMALIGALLIVSCSAEDGATGPIGPQGEQGEAGPQGEAGADGADGAQGEQGEPGTANVIYSGWIDSEFDNNIITISASFTINAPLITDDIINEGVILVFGRSTPAPVTNDTDVFPLPIVFGAARQQSYYFRAEQAGELVITVAANEEGEAVGVPFFGEYRYILIPGEEPAGTTIIIGTTGSKQEPLDYSKMSYEEVIEFFNIE comes from the coding sequence ATGCAGAAAAAAAAGAGATTGTTCAATGGATTTTTTATGGCGCTAATTGGCGCATTACTTATTGTTTCCTGCTCCGCTGAAGATGGAGCTACTGGTCCGATTGGGCCTCAGGGAGAACAAGGTGAAGCCGGACCTCAAGGTGAGGCAGGCGCAGACGGTGCCGATGGCGCTCAAGGGGAACAAGGCGAACCAGGCACTGCCAATGTTATTTATTCTGGTTGGATTGATTCTGAGTTTGATAATAATATTATCACAATATCAGCTTCGTTTACTATTAATGCACCATTGATTACAGATGATATCATAAATGAAGGAGTGATCTTAGTTTTTGGGCGTTCTACCCCAGCACCGGTAACCAATGATACCGATGTTTTTCCATTACCTATTGTTTTTGGAGCAGCACGGCAACAATCCTACTATTTTAGAGCAGAGCAAGCAGGAGAGTTGGTCATAACTGTTGCTGCAAATGAAGAAGGTGAAGCAGTTGGTGTTCCTTTTTTTGGGGAATATCGCTATATCCTCATTCCTGGTGAAGAACCTGCTGGCACAACAATAATTATTGGAACTACTGGTTCAAAACAGGAACCCCTAGATTATTCAAAAATGTCTTACGAAGAGGTCATAGAATTCTTCAATATTGAATAG
- a CDS encoding succinate dehydrogenase cytochrome b subunit yields MSGLIKSSIARKVVMALSGLFLVFFLVLHVTINLASVISPEFFNEASHFMGYNPLVQYLMQPILIIGVIVHFVMGFVLEIQNRNARGIGYVKYKGSANAPWVSRNMIYSGLVILAFLGLHFYDFWIHEMTYKYIEANPEDPTRYYAETVEKFAPFWRTIIYVVSFVLLSLHLWHGFSSSFQSMGVNNKYTPAIKTFTKLFAVVVPLAFAFIALYHHLNPITH; encoded by the coding sequence ATGAGTGGATTGATAAAATCTTCGATTGCCCGTAAAGTAGTGATGGCACTTTCGGGCCTTTTTCTAGTATTTTTTCTTGTTTTACACGTTACCATTAACCTTGCCTCTGTAATATCTCCGGAGTTTTTTAACGAAGCTTCCCATTTTATGGGGTACAACCCTTTGGTGCAATATCTTATGCAACCAATTCTAATTATTGGTGTTATAGTCCATTTTGTAATGGGCTTTGTACTTGAAATTCAGAACAGAAATGCCAGGGGTATTGGCTATGTGAAGTATAAAGGCAGCGCTAATGCTCCTTGGGTATCCAGAAATATGATTTATTCAGGTTTGGTTATCCTTGCATTTTTAGGATTACATTTTTATGATTTTTGGATTCATGAAATGACCTATAAATATATTGAAGCAAATCCAGAAGACCCAACACGCTACTATGCCGAGACCGTAGAGAAATTTGCCCCTTTTTGGCGAACCATCATTTATGTGGTTTCTTTTGTATTGCTAAGTCTTCATTTATGGCACGGGTTTTCATCATCGTTCCAAAGTATGGGTGTCAACAATAAGTACACTCCCGCCATTAAAACTTTTACAAAACTATTTGCAGTGGTCGTACCCTTAGCTTTTGCTTTTATAGCATTGTACCACCACCTTAACCCAATAACACATTAA